The proteins below are encoded in one region of Brassica napus cultivar Da-Ae chromosome A6, Da-Ae, whole genome shotgun sequence:
- the LOC106450481 gene encoding protein NLP1-like, which translates to MEDDGGSDGGEGNGGFSPNSSFGAFPEMPMDLDLDELFFDGCWLETTDLKQSEETASASNAMNDNTPFLYFAENPFQENVSNEETERRANQEPLNQVATSSEQAEKFLLEEAEVARRWWIAPRGSEGPSSSVKERLLRAISGLDEAVPDKDFLVQIWVPFQQEGKNFLTTLAQPHLFNQKYSSLAKYRHVSETYNFPADEGSKDVGLPGRVFLQKLPEWTPDVRFFRSEEYPRIKEAQKCDVRGSLAVPVFERGSGTCLGVVEIITTTQKMNYRPELENICKALEAVDLRSSSNLKTPSTEFLQVYNDFYYAALPEISDFLASVCRSYDLPLALSWAPCDRQGKGGSRHSDENFSQCVSTIDSACFVLDEQSKCFLEACSEYHLLQGEGMVGKAFKETKLFFVPEVTIFSKTNYALSHHAKVSGLHAALAVPLKGKSNGLVEFVLEFFFPKSCIDTEAKEKMLKSLSVTLQQDFRSSNLVIDKDLELEVVLPDGEDMVLSESPVNGAETEGSLREVHMQDSSQMIKANEKGKDKKDESKLSSGMDNSQLDSVPNNVPSGAEPGGLRVDAGPSTEPASTGGGSMLGSRRPGDKRRSKNEKIIGLEVLQQYFAGSLKDAAKSIGVCPTTLKRICRHHGITRWPSRKIKKVGHSLKKLQVVMDSVQGAQGSLPLDSFYSSFPALSSPNMSSNGASLKSKEQIQHLAEDKQPAPRSPSSSCSGSSTNTANTLQVAEEADAVLKKAHSEAELHKTFKEPPLLENLAGSSSNKSLRAGGGIKVKATFGEAIIRFTLPPSWGYRELEQEIARRFSIDDVSWFDLKYLDDDKEWVLLKCEGDLEECIDIHRSSQSQTIKISLHDAFQVKLGGSFGSTGAS; encoded by the exons ATGGAAGATGATGGTGGCAGTGATGGAGGAGAAGGAAATGGTGGGTTTTCACCTAATTCTAGCTTTGGGGCATTCCCTGAGATGCCTATGGATTTGGATTTGGATGAGCTCTTTTTTGATGGATGTTGGCTAGAGACAACCGATTTAAAACAGTCAGAAGAAACCGCTTCAGCTTCTAACGCCATGAATGACAACACCCCTTTCCTCTACTTTGCTGAGAACCCATTTCAAGAAAACGTTTCCAACGAAGAAACAGAGAGAAGGGCGAATCAAGAACCTCTAAACCAGGTTGCAACAAGTTCTGAGCAAGCAGAAAAGTTTCTACTAGAGGAAGCTGAGGTGGCAAGGCGTTGGTGGATTGCTCCAAGAGGAAGTGAAGGCCCTTCTTCATCTGTGAAGGAGAGACTCTTACGAGCTATAAGCGGTCTCGACGAGGCCGTGCCGGATAAGGACTTCCTTGTGCAGATATGGGTGCCATTTCAGCAGGAAGGGAAGAACTTCTTGACCACTTTGGCTCAGCCACATTTATTCAACCAAAAATACTCGAGCCTTGCGAAATACAGACATGTTTCAGAGACTTATAACTTCCCTGCTGATGAGGGCTCGAAAGATGTTGGTCTCCCCGGCCGTGTTTTCCTGCAGAAACTGCCTGAATGGACTCCTGATGTACGTTTCTTTAGGAGTGAAGAGTATCCGCGCATCAAAGAAGCACAAAAGTGTGATGTCCGTGGGTCGCTTGCTGTCCCTGTGTTTGAAAGAGGTAGTGGGACTTGTTTGGGTGTTGTTGAGATCATCACAACAACTCAGAAGATGAATTACCGGCCAGAACTTGAGAATATCTGTAAAGCTCTTGag GCTGTGGATCTAAGGAGTTCAAGTAACTTGAAAACTCCAAGCACTGAG tttcTGCAGGTGTATAATGATTTCTACTATGCTGCTTTACCTGAGATATCAGATTTCTTGGCCTCAGTCTGCAGATCATATGATCTCCCTCTAGCTTTGTCATGGGCCCCGTGTGATCGGCAGGGGAAAGGTGGATCTCGACATTCTGATGAGAACTTTTCTCAGTGCGTTTCGACAATCGATTCTGCTTGCTTTGTCCTGGATGAACAGAGCAAATGCTTTCTGGAAGCATGTTCTGAATACCATCTTCTCCAAGGGGAAGGCATGGTTGGGAAAGCATTCAAGGAGACCAAACTGTTTTTTGTGCCTGAAGTGACCATATTTAGTAAGACCAACTACGCGCTTTCGCACCATGCTAAAGTGTCTGGACTACACGCTGCTTTAGCAGTCCCGTTGAAGGGCAAAAGCAATGGTTTGGTCGAGTTTGTGTTGGAGTTCTTCTTTCCAAAGTCCTGTATTGACACTGAAGCGAAAGAGAAGATGCTTAAGTCACTGTCTGTGACTCTGCAGCAGGATTTCAGGAGTTCAAATCTTGTCATTGACAAAGATTTAGAGTTGGAAGTCGTATTGCCTGATGGAGAGGACATGGTACTCTCAGAGAGCCCAGTAAATGGAGCAGAAACCGAAGGATCTTTGAGAGAAGTTCATATGCAAGACTCCTCCCAAATGATAAAGGCTAACGAGAAGGGTAAAGATAAAAAAGATGAATCCAAGCTCTCATCTGGCATGGATAACAGTCAGCTTGATTCAGTCCCCAATAATGTTCCTTCAGGAGCTGAGCCAGGAGGACTCAGAGTCGACGCAGGTCCAAGTACCGAACCAGCTTCGACTGGTGGTGGGAGTATGTTAGGGAGTAGAAGACCAGGGGACAAGAGAAGATCCAAAAATGAAAAGATCATTGGCTTGGAGGTTCTTCAACAATACTTTGCAGGAAGCCTCAAGGATGCAGCCAAGAGCATTGGTG TTTGTCCAACTACCTTGAAAAGGATATGCAGGCACCACGGAATAACAAGATGGCCTTCCCGGAAAATCAAGAAGGTTGGGCATTCGTTGAAGAAACTGCAAGTCGTTATGGACTCAGTTCAAGGTGCGCAGGGATCTCTCCCACTCGATTCATTCTATTCAAGCTTCCCAGCGTTGAGCTCCCCAAATATGTCCAGTAATGGCGCTTCCTTGAAAAGTAAGGAACAGATACAGCATTTGGCAGAGGATAAACAACCAGCACCAAGGTCACCATCATCTTCTTGCTCTGGTTCAAGCACCAATACTGCAAACACTCTGCAGGTTGCTGAGGAGGCTGATGCTGTATTAAAGAAAGCTCACAGCGAGGCCGAACTTCATAAAACATTCAAGGAGCCTCCTCTTCTTGAAAATTTAGCAGGTAGTAGTAGCAACAAGAGCTTAAGAGCTGGAGGGGGCATTAAAGTGAAAGCAACGTTTGGTGAGGCCATAATACGGTTTACTTTGCCTCCGAGCTGGGGCTACAGAGAGCTGGAGCAAGAGATTGCTAGGCGTTTCAGCATAGATGACGTTTCCTGGTTTGATCTCAAGTACTTGGATGATGATAAGGAATGGGTTCTTCTGAAATGTGAAGGGGATCTCGAGGAATGTATCGACATACATAGATCATCACAGAGCCAAACAATTAAGATAAGTCTGCACGACGCTTTTCAAGTCAAACTGGGAGGTTCTTTTGGTAGCACTGGTGCATCCTGA
- the LOC125610001 gene encoding zinc finger BED domain-containing protein RICESLEEPER 2-like, whose translation MDYDTVHTMALLEAQREYMDMNDEDVEFDIDEEMAETETEAEAEVQCEPQATASTQAAKPQRKRRKTSLVWKDFVLVGVEEDGKERAKCIHCDSKLVVGKTHGTNQLKRHLEFCSKMPKKVDKHVYDHMVDREMVTESIIYHDLPFRYVEYEKVRERDRYLNPDVQHICRQTAALDVYRRYEIEKEKLKGLFVKHRGRVCLTADLWVARPQNMGYICLTGHYIDDGWRLHSKILEFCEMKSPHTGEEIANKVFESLKGWGLEKKVFSMTLDNATNNNSMLRILKGKLQMIGGSDGGLLSDGKHIHVRCCAHILNLIVKSGLALANSLLHNIRESVRYVKASPQRQEAFAACVERVRITSGLGLSLDVPTRWNSTYEMLFRALKFKAAFASMELYDPKYKTLPTEDEWKRGAKICDLLKPFSAITTSFSGSKYPTSNVYFTQVWRIQLLLKRYAECDDDGVREMAREMQVKFDKYWKSYSVILAMGAALDPRIKIEMLEAAYKKLDPSTSSLKIKELKDSLSALYKDYQKRSQTSSSGVSLTPTPQEIVTESPLED comes from the coding sequence atGGACTATGATACTGTGCACACAATGGCGCTTCTTGAAGCTCAACGTGAATACATGGACATGAATGATGAAGATGTTGAATTTGATATAGATGAAGAAATGgcagaaacagaaacagaagcagaagcagaagTTCAGTGTGAACCACAAGCCACTGCATCAACACAAGCAGCGAAACCTCAACGTAAGCGTCGAAAAACTTCACTTGTTTGGAAAGATTTTGTACTAGTGGGGGTAGAAGAGGATGGAAAAGAAAGGGCTAAGTGCATTCATTGTGATTCAAAATTAGTGGTTGGTAAGACTCATGGTACAAATCAGTTGAAACGGCATTTAGAGTTTTGTTCTAAGATGCCTAAGAAGGTAGATAAGCATGTGTATGATCATATGGTAGATCGTGAGATGGTTACTGAGTCTATCATTTACCATGATCTACCATTTCGATACGTGGAATATGAGAAAGTTAGAGAAAGAGATAGGTATTTAAATCCTGACGTTCAACATATCTGTAGACAGACTGCTGCTCTTGATGTTTATAGGAGATATGAAATAGAGAAAGAGAAGTTGAAAGGGCTGTTTGTGAAGCACCGTGGTAGGGTTTGTCTCACCGCTGATTTATGGGTAGCTCGTCCTCAAAACATGGGTTATATCTGCTTAACTGGACATTATATTGATGATGGCTGGAGATTACACAGCAAGATCTTAGAATTTTGTGAGATGAAGTCTCCACATACTGGTGAGGAAATAGCTAATAAGGTTTTTGAGTCATTGAAGGGATGGggtttggagaagaaggtttTCTCGATGACGTTGGACAATGCCACCAACAACAACAGTATGCTGAGAATCCTCAAGGGTAAGCTTCAGATGATTGGTGGAAGCGATGGAGGTTTGTTGTCTGATGGTAAACACATACATGTGAGATGCTGTGCTCATATTCTAAACCTCATAGTGAAAAGTGGCTTAGCATTAGCGAACAGTCTTCTGCATAATATCCGAGAAAGTGTTAGATATGTGAAAGCATCGCCACAAAGACAAGAAGCATTTGCGGCATGTGTAGAGAGAGTAAGAATTACAAGTGGATTGGGGTTGTCACTTGATGTTCCTACTCGCTGGAACTCTACATATGAGATGCTTTTCAGAGCTCTCAAGTTTAAGGCTGCATTTGCTAGCATGGAGTTGTATGATCCAAAGTATAAGACGTTGCCTACAGAGGATGAGTGGAAACGTGGGGCAAAAATCTGTGACCTTTTGAAGCCATTCAGTGCTATCACGACTTCTTTTTCGGGTTCAAAGTATCCTACTTCGAATGTCTACTTCACACAAGTATGGAGGATACAATTGTTATTGAAGAGATATGCAGAATGTGATGATGATGGAGTGAGAGAAATGGCCAGAGAGATGCAAGTTAAGTTTGATAAATACTGGAAAAGTTACAGTGTAATCTTGGCTATGGGAGCAGCTTTAGATCCAAGAATAAAGATTGAGATGCTTGAAGCTGCTTATAAGAAATTGGATCCCTCTACTTCAAGTTTAAAGATAAAAGAACTCAAGGATAGTTTGTCTGCACTCTACAAAGACTATCAGAAACGGTCTCAAACAAGTTCTTCAGGTGTTTCACTCACACCAACTCCACAAGAGATTGTCACAGAATCTCCACTTGAAGATTAA
- the LOC106348348 gene encoding ubiquitin domain-containing protein DSK2b: MGGEGDSSKPQTAGEGGDVVAVNVRCSNGSKFSVSTSLDSTVEAFKALVAQNSEVPANQQRLIYKGRILKDDQTLLSYGLQADHTVHMVRGSAPASSPPPSAPATTQATAPGVTRGVGSNDSSIPGLGFNPLGGGNAMSGLFGAGLPDLEQAQQQLAQNPNMIRDMMNQPAIQSLMNNPEFMRSMIMSNPQMRELVDRNPELGHVLNDPSILRQTLEAARNPELMREMMRNTDRAMSNIESMPEGFNHLRRMYENVQEPLMNATTMPGNGGNNAASNPFAALLGNQGVTTDAASNNSTTPNAETGTGNGIPNANPLPNPWGATAGQTNAPGSTNSGGDARSTGLGGLGGLGGLGMLGADSPLGVTPDASQLSQILQNPAMSQMMQSVLSNPQYMNQLMNLNPQLRTMLDSNPQLREMMQNPDFLRQFSSPEMMQQMMTLQQSLFSQNRNTTTQDPGQTGAAAAGAGNNAGLDLLMNMFGSLGAGGLGSTNQPNVPPEERFATQLQQLQEMGFYDRAENIRALLATNGNVNAAVERLLGSIGQ; encoded by the exons ATGGGTGGAGAAGGAGATTCGAGTAAGCCGCAGACTGCTGGTGAAGGAGGAGATGTTGTTGCCGTGAACGTCAGGTGCTCGAACGGATCCAAATTTAGCGTGAGCACGAGTCTCGATTCCACGGTGGAGGCCTTCAAAGCGTTGGTGGCGCAGAACAGCGAAGTGCCAGCGAATCAGCAGCGTCTGATTTACAAGGGTCGCATCCTCAAAGACGATCAGACGCTCCTCAGCTATG GTTTGCAGGCTGATCACACCGTTCATATGGTTCGAGGCTCGGCGCCTGCATCATCACCACCACCTTCTGCTCCAGCTACAACCCAAGCCACTGCCCCTGGTGTCACTCGAGGTGTTGGTTCAAACGACAGCTCAATTCCCGGGCTTGGATTCAATCCTTTAGGTGGTGGGAACGCTATGTCTGGACTATTCGGAGCTGGTCTTCCTGATCTTGAGCAGGCACAGCAACAGCTAGCTCAGAACCCTAACATGATTAGAGATATGATGAACCAACCAGCCATTCAGAGTCTAATGAACAACCCTGAGTTTATGAGGAGTATGATCATGAGCAACCCTCAGATGCGTGAGCTTGTGGATCGCAACCCTGAGCTTGGCCATGTCCTCAATGACCCGAGCATCCTTAGGCAGACTTTGGAAGCGGCGAGGAACCCGGAGCTGATGCGTGAGATGATGAGGAATACCGATAGGGCTATGAGTAATATTGAGTCTATGCCTGAGGGGTTTAACCATCTTAGGCGTATGTATGAGAATGTCCAGGAACCGCTCATGAATGCTACGACTATGCCTGGGAACGGTGGAAACAATGCGGCTTCTAATCCTTTTGCTGCTCTCCTTGGAAACCAGGGTGTTACTACCGATGCTGCTTCTAATAATTCTACGACACCGAATGCTGAGACGGGGACAGGAAATGGTATTCCGAATGCAAATCCACTTCCTAATCCTTGGGGTGCTACAGCTG GCCAGACGAATGCCCCTGGAAGTACAAATTCTGGTGGGGATGCGAGAAGCACTGGTCTTGGTGGTCTTGGAGGGCTTGGTGGACTGGGTATGCTTGGAGCGGATTCACCTCTTGGTGTCACTCCAGATGCTTCTCAGTTGAGCCAGATATTGCAAAATCCAGCCATGTCCCAGATGATGCAAAGCGTCCTTTCCAATCCACAATACATGAACCAG CTGATGAATCTCAACCCACAACTGCGAACCATGCTAGATTCGAATCCTCAGTTGAGGGAAATGATGCAGAACCCAGATTTCCTTCGTCAGTTTAGCTCCCCGGAGATGATGCAG CAAATGATGACTCTACAGCAATCATTGTTCTCTCAGAATAGGAATACGACCACCCA GGATCCGGGGCAAACTGGTGCTGCTGCAGCAG GGGCAGGCAATAACGCAGGGCTGGATTTATTGATGAATATGTTTGGCAGTCTTGGTGCTGGTGGCCTGGGTAGCACGAACCAACCTAATG TTCCTCCTGAAGAACGCTTTGCGACTCAGTTGCAACAGCTGCAAGAAATGGGATTCTATGACAGAGCAGAGAACATAAGGGCTTTGCTTGCAACCAATGGAAACGTTAACGCTGCTGTAGAACGACTCTTGGGGAGTATTGGCCAGTAG